A genomic stretch from Tenrec ecaudatus isolate mTenEca1 chromosome X, mTenEca1.hap1, whole genome shotgun sequence includes:
- the TCEAL5 gene encoding transcription elongation factor A protein-like 5 has product MEKFYKENEGKLENERNLEKESKPEDEVEPEEEGKSEEAAQSEVERKPECQGKPGGEGEQGAEGQPEGEQEALQGKPGDEGAPQGEAQRKAESEPQTSEKRPAEDHVPRKAKRKTDRGTDDSPRDSPEDLHERQLSSEEMMMRECGDMARAQEELRKKQKVGGFHWLQREVQDPFPPRGQRGVRGVRGGGRGQKDLEDVPYL; this is encoded by the coding sequence ATGGAAAAGTTCTACaaagaaaatgaaggaaaactagaaaatgaaagaaacttGGAAAAGGAAAGCAAGCCAGAAGATGAAGTAGAGCCGGAAGAGGAAGGGAAGTCCGAAGAGGCGGCGCAGTCGGAGGTGGAGAGGAAGCCAGAATGCCAGGGGAAGCCAGGTGGTGAGGGAGAGCAGGGGGCTGAGGGGCAGCCAGAGGGAGAGCAGGAGGCTCTGCAGGGAAAGCCGGGAGATGAGGGCGCTCCTCAAGGGGAGGCCCAGCGGAAGGCCGAGAGCGAGCCCCAGACCTCCGAGAAGCGCCCGGCTGAAGATCACGTGCCCAGGAAAGCCAAAAGGAAAACTGACAGGGGCACCGATGATTCCCCCAGGGACTCTCCGGAGGACTTGCATGAAAGGCAGTTGAGCAGCGAGGAGATGATGATGAGAGAATGTGGTGATATGGCAAGGGCTCAGGAAGAGCTAAGGAAAAAGCAGAAAGTGGGTGGCTTTCATTGGTTGCAAAGAGAGGTCCAGGACCCTTTCCCCCCTAGGGGCCAGCGGGGGGTCAGAGGAGTCAGGGGCGGAGGTAGAGGGCAGAAGGACTTAGAAGATGTCCCCTACCTTTAA
- the LOC142434468 gene encoding protein BEX1-like has product MESKEAPAGKNPNVENAHQEKDRKEQDTSKGEALALLLEAGEDCVPGGSLRQPRVRQPILRYRWDMIQRLGEPQARMREENVDRIGAEGRLLIENLRGKQWSHSLRAMSTKPRRRDHHDEFCLMP; this is encoded by the coding sequence ATGGAGTCCAAAGAGGCACCAGCGGGAAAAAATCCCAACGTggaaaatgcccaccaggaaaaggACAGAAAGGAGCAAGACACTAGTAAAGGAGAGGCTTTGGCTCTCCTTTTGGAAGCCGGTGAAGACTGTGTGCCTGGAGGAAGTCTCAGGCAACCCCGAGTCAGACAGCCCATCCTACGTTATAGATGGGACATGATTCAGAGGCTTGGAGAGCCGCAGGCAAGGATGAGGGAGGAGAATGTAGACAGGATTGGGGCGGAGGGGAGATTGCTGATAGAAAACCTGAGGGGAAAGCAATGGAGTCACAGTCTTCGTGCAATGAGCACGAAGCCCCGTCGCCGTGACCATCATGATGAGTTTTGCCTTATGCCCTGA